ATTTCACGCGTCTGATCACCGGCGGCGCGATGCTGTCACGGAAGATGGTGCTGCTGCGCTGAGGTCGTCCGAACGGGATTCGGCTTCGCGTCTTTCTCTCATTGCAGGGGCGGGCCTGAGGCCTGCCTTGCTTGCCACGCGCAAAGGAGCGACAAAGATCCCAAGACCCGGCAAAGAGCGCCGGGTCTTCGGATGACGGTATTGGGGGTGCGGGATTTGGGGTGACGAGGGCGACTGAGGCCTGCCTTGCTTGCCACGCGCAAAAGAGCAACAAAGATCCCAAGACCCGGCAAAGAGCGCCGGGCCTTGGGATGACGGTATTGGGGGCGCGGGATTTGGGGTGATGAGGGTAGGCCTGAGGCCTGCCCCTTCAGGCGAATGCCCCTTCCCCTGCCGTCATTCCAGGGCCAACGACCGGAGGCAAAGCCGACGGGCGTTGGCCCTGGAATCATTGTTCTGTGGCGCGGCCGTGGAAAAAGGATTGCTTCGTCGTCGTCCGCCTGCGGCGGACTGCTCCTCGCAATGACGAATTCACGCATACTCGCGGATGACACTGTCATTGCGAGGAGGCGCGATCCGCCTGCGGGCGGATCGCGGCGACGAAGCAATCTTTGTTGGCCCGTGCGCGGGAGGCGCAAGAGGATGAAAGCCTCTCGCGCTGCGAATGGGAACGGTCACATGCCTTCGTCGGGCAGCGTGGACTCTTCGTCCGCCAGGCGGTTGCGGAGGGTTTGGCGGGAAATCCCGAGCAAACGCGCGGCCTGGACCTGATTGCCGTTTTCGTGTTTCATCGCGCGCGCGAGCATTTCCCGTTCGAGCACGCTCAGAATGGGATCATCGGGATTGCGCGAGTAGCGGGCGACCAACCGCTCAAAGAGCAGATCGAGCAGCTGTTCATCGCCGGCGGGGAGAACGGCGCGCGCCGCCAGACTGCCGGCATCGGAGAGCACGATCGACTCGGGCAATAGCGCGTTGCCGGTGGTGACGATCAGGGCGCGGTTGATGACGTTTTCCAGCTCGCGCACATTGCCGCGCCACTGGTGGGCCATCAATTTGTCCATGGTCTCCGGCAGAACATGCACGCCGGGGCGGCCGTCATGACGGCAGGCGCGGTCGATGAAGTAGCGCACCAGAAGCGGAATGTCTTCGGGACGTTCGGCCAGCGGCGGCAAATTGATGGTGAAGGTGTTGAGCCGGTAGTACAAATCCTCGCGGAAGGTCCCCTCCTGCGCCATCCGCGGCAGGTCGCGATGGGTGGCGGCGATGACGCGGACATCGACTTCGATGGTCTCGGCGCCGCCGACGCGCTCGATCACACCCTCCTGGAGAACGCGCAGAATCTTCGCCTGCGTCATCGGGCTCATGTCGCCGATCTCATCGAGGAAAAGCGTCCCCTTGTCGGCGCGTTCGAACTTGCCGAGACGGCGATGATCGGCGGAGGTGAACGCGCCGCGCTCATGGCCGAAGAGCTCGCTTTCCAGAAGCCCCTCGGGGATGGCGGCGCAATTGACGGCGAGAAACGGCCGTCCGGCGCGTTTGGAGTGTTGGTAGATGGCGCGCGCCACCAACTCCTTGCCCGAGCCGGAGGGGCCGGTGATCAGGACCGAGGCATCGGTCTGCGCGACCCGCCCGATCTGCTTGTAGACTTCCTGCATCGGGCGGGAACGTCCGATGAGCGTGTCGGCATCGGCGTCCGTCGCAGGGGTCTCATCCTCGGCGACCTCGACGCGGCGGGTCATGAGGCGGTACGACTCGACGGCGCGGGCGACCACGCGCTGGATCTCGTCGATCTCGAAGGGTTTCAGCACGAAATCGAAGGCGCCCATCTTGATCGCCTGGATGGCGGTGTCGGTGGTGCCGAAGGCGGTCATCATCACCACCGGCGTGCGCGGATCGACCGCGCGCAGTTTCTCGAGGACTTCGATGCCGGACATGCCGGGCATGCGCAGATCAAGCAGGATGACGTCATAGGACTGCGACTGCACCAGCGCCAGCCCCTCCTCGCCGGTGCCGGCCTCGTCGATGTTGTAGGAGTTGGCGTCGAGAATGCGGCGGAGCGCAAAGCGCAGATTGCGGTCGTCGTCGATGATGAGCACTCGAGGCATGCGTCAGCTCTTGGCGGTCAGGGCCCTGGGTAGAGTGATACGAAACGTGGTTCCGCTCTCATTGTGGCCGATAGCGCGGATGGTGCCGTTATGCTTGGCCATGATCATGTGGGCGATGGAAAGTCCCAACCCGGTGCCGGTCGCTTTGGTGGTGAAGAACGGGTCGAAGATGCGGTCGTAGAGCGCCGGGTCGATCCCCTTGCCGGAATTCCAGATCGTCACCACGACATCGTTGTTCTCGGTGCCCGAGATGACCTTGATCGTGCCGCCCTGCGGCGTGGCATCGACGGCGTTGAGCAGGAG
This bacterium DNA region includes the following protein-coding sequences:
- a CDS encoding sigma-54 dependent transcriptional regulator produces the protein MPRVLIIDDDRNLRFALRRILDANSYNIDEAGTGEEGLALVQSQSYDVILLDLRMPGMSGIEVLEKLRAVDPRTPVVMMTAFGTTDTAIQAIKMGAFDFVLKPFEIDEIQRVVARAVESYRLMTRRVEVAEDETPATDADADTLIGRSRPMQEVYKQIGRVAQTDASVLITGPSGSGKELVARAIYQHSKRAGRPFLAVNCAAIPEGLLESELFGHERGAFTSADHRRLGKFERADKGTLFLDEIGDMSPMTQAKILRVLQEGVIERVGGAETIEVDVRVIAATHRDLPRMAQEGTFREDLYYRLNTFTINLPPLAERPEDIPLLVRYFIDRACRHDGRPGVHVLPETMDKLMAHQWRGNVRELENVINRALIVTTGNALLPESIVLSDAGSLAARAVLPAGDEQLLDLLFERLVARYSRNPDDPILSVLEREMLARAMKHENGNQVQAARLLGISRQTLRNRLADEESTLPDEGM